The following proteins are co-located in the Bosea sp. AS-1 genome:
- a CDS encoding MmcQ/YjbR family DNA-binding protein produces the protein MSPAAYNAFCATLPATSHVVQWGGADVWKVGGKVFAIAHAQANGEMAVSFKCSPMAYDILSEQPGLRPAPYLASRGMKWIQWLTPESMPDDALQDYLRESHRLVAAGLTKRVRAELGLG, from the coding sequence ATGTCGCCCGCCGCCTACAACGCCTTCTGCGCCACATTGCCGGCCACGAGCCATGTCGTGCAGTGGGGCGGTGCCGATGTCTGGAAGGTCGGCGGGAAGGTGTTCGCCATCGCGCATGCCCAGGCGAATGGCGAAATGGCGGTGAGCTTCAAATGCTCGCCGATGGCCTATGACATCCTGAGCGAACAGCCCGGCCTCCGGCCCGCGCCCTACCTCGCCTCGCGCGGCATGAAATGGATTCAGTGGCTGACGCCCGAGAGCATGCCGGACGACGCCTTGCAGGACTATCTGCGCGAGAGCCACCGCCTCGTCGCCGCAGGGCTGACGAAGCGGGTGCGGGCCGAACTCGGGCTCGGCTAG
- a CDS encoding malate/lactate/ureidoglycolate dehydrogenase: MPHRLHRPEALRSLVRDMVIRAGWSEPEAQETAEHLVLANLSGHDSHGVGMIPLYFQSLADGNLKPESKGTTRVDAAPFLIVDGNVGLGQPNARNAVDRAVAMANQGGVAIVNLLDSHHIGRIGHYAEVAAAAGLISFFWVNVAGRPPIVAPFAAKEARFGTNPHAIGVPVPGGEPLILDFATSRMAHGKARVALNKGEQVPPGYIIDGEGRPTTDPAHVFASPDHPLGSLLPFGDHKGAGLSLIAELLSAGLMGAARIDQKPQKSWIINSLFGVLIDPARLEPDAELRKSRIESYLAFVRAAKPQDPASPVLAPGDKERKVRIERAAAGIPLDDETWSQIKAAAARHGIDAESY, translated from the coding sequence ATGCCCCACCGCCTGCACCGCCCGGAAGCCCTCCGCTCCCTCGTCCGCGACATGGTCATCCGAGCCGGCTGGAGCGAGCCGGAAGCGCAGGAGACCGCCGAACATCTCGTCCTCGCCAACCTGAGCGGCCACGACAGCCACGGCGTCGGGATGATTCCGCTGTATTTCCAGTCGCTTGCAGATGGAAACCTCAAGCCCGAATCGAAGGGAACCACCCGTGTCGATGCGGCACCTTTCCTGATCGTCGACGGCAATGTGGGGCTCGGTCAGCCAAATGCGCGCAATGCGGTCGACCGCGCAGTGGCCATGGCGAACCAGGGCGGCGTCGCGATCGTGAACCTACTCGATTCGCACCATATCGGCCGCATCGGCCACTATGCCGAGGTGGCCGCCGCAGCCGGGCTGATCTCGTTCTTCTGGGTCAATGTCGCCGGCCGCCCGCCGATCGTCGCACCCTTTGCGGCCAAGGAAGCGCGCTTCGGCACGAACCCGCATGCGATCGGCGTGCCTGTTCCCGGTGGCGAGCCGCTGATCCTCGATTTCGCGACGAGCCGCATGGCGCATGGCAAGGCGCGCGTCGCGCTGAACAAGGGCGAACAGGTGCCGCCCGGCTACATCATCGACGGCGAGGGTCGACCGACGACCGACCCGGCCCATGTCTTCGCCAGCCCCGACCACCCGCTCGGCTCGCTGCTGCCTTTCGGCGACCACAAGGGCGCAGGGCTCTCGCTGATTGCCGAACTGCTCTCCGCCGGGCTGATGGGCGCGGCTCGCATCGACCAGAAGCCGCAGAAGAGCTGGATCATCAACTCGCTCTTCGGCGTGCTGATCGATCCGGCCCGGCTGGAACCCGATGCCGAGCTTCGCAAGAGCCGTATCGAGAGCTACCTCGCCTTCGTGCGCGCCGCCAAGCCGCAGGATCCTGCCAGCCCCGTGCTGGCGCCGGGCGACAAGGAGCGCAAGGTCAGGATCGAGCGCGCCGCCGCCGGCATCCCGCTCGACGACGAGACCTGGTCGCAGATCAAGGCCGCGGCGGCGCGCCACGGCATCGACGCCGAGAGCTATTGA
- a CDS encoding chaperone NapD, translating to MSERSGPRFHHISSAVVSALPAKVEAVLARIAELPETEIHRVENGKIVIVLEGSSTGVIGDRLAAISLIDGVLSANMVFEQIEDLETLDDPGVTP from the coding sequence ATGTCTGAGCGATCCGGTCCGCGCTTCCATCATATTTCGAGCGCCGTCGTCTCGGCCCTGCCGGCCAAGGTCGAGGCCGTGCTCGCCCGTATCGCAGAGCTTCCCGAGACCGAGATCCATCGCGTCGAGAACGGCAAGATCGTGATCGTGCTGGAGGGTTCCAGTACGGGCGTGATCGGCGACCGGCTGGCCGCCATCAGCCTGATCGACGGCGTGCTCTCGGCCAACATGGTGTTCGAGCAGATCGAAGACCTCGAAACCCTCGACGACCCCGGAGTGACCCCATGA
- a CDS encoding nitrate reductase cytochrome c-type subunit encodes MRGQDRSGLGLMRSRTLLGAALAAGLVLAFGAAVSQEGGPIKIVPRLTGTADPMALERVPALGRPVVDDVRRMRNYPEQPPVIPHAIDGYQLTLNTNRCMDCHKREFTEGSGAPMISVTHFQDRDGQVLSDVTPRRYFCTACHVQQTDVAPLVPNRFQDAKDIGRKP; translated from the coding sequence ATGCGCGGTCAAGATCGTTCCGGTCTCGGGCTGATGCGCTCGCGGACCTTGCTCGGGGCGGCCCTGGCGGCCGGCCTCGTCCTCGCCTTCGGCGCCGCCGTCTCGCAGGAGGGCGGCCCGATCAAGATCGTGCCGCGGCTCACCGGCACGGCCGACCCGATGGCGCTCGAACGCGTGCCGGCGCTCGGCCGGCCGGTCGTCGACGATGTCCGGCGGATGCGCAACTATCCGGAGCAGCCGCCGGTGATCCCGCATGCGATCGACGGCTACCAACTCACCCTCAACACCAATCGCTGCATGGACTGCCACAAGCGCGAGTTCACGGAAGGTTCGGGCGCGCCGATGATCAGCGTCACCCATTTCCAGGACCGCGACGGGCAAGTGCTCTCGGACGTGACGCCGCGGCGCTATTTCTGCACGGCCTGCCACGTCCAGCAGACCGATGTCGCACCCTTGGTTCCGAACCGGTTCCAGGATGCCAAAGACATCGGCCGGAAGCCCTGA
- a CDS encoding GGDEF domain-containing protein → MDEAPVSAHHDLAERVVAAMRQHGSPGYPRAFEVWYAHLSGEMPAVSMALNAILAGNDGRVTDADIDSLYERFINTERFSRQAERTSLQVLGEIDAMMALVDKALGSSELYHGRLTAMSEDVPPMADRQKLREWVEALVMSTREEVTRKAQLEAELRNSSNEIRNLREALESTRAEALTDPLTGLANRRHFEEMLQKSIDQATLRREPFALVMADIDFFKRFNDAHGHLTGDQVLRLVARTMKDKFKDKAIISRFGGEEFAIILPEADVIAGKFGAETVRQALLTRELVKRSTNENLGRITISLGVAMYRRGDTAGSLVDRADQAMMRAKRDGRNRTVTEEAVEVASRVA, encoded by the coding sequence ATGGACGAGGCCCCGGTTTCTGCTCATCACGATCTGGCCGAGCGCGTCGTTGCCGCCATGCGGCAGCACGGTTCGCCGGGTTACCCGCGCGCCTTCGAGGTCTGGTACGCCCATCTGAGCGGCGAGATGCCGGCGGTGAGCATGGCGCTGAATGCCATCCTCGCCGGCAATGATGGCCGAGTCACCGACGCCGATATCGACAGTCTCTACGAGCGCTTCATCAACACCGAGCGCTTCTCGCGCCAAGCCGAGCGCACCAGCTTGCAGGTCTTGGGCGAGATCGACGCCATGATGGCGCTGGTCGACAAGGCGCTCGGCTCCAGCGAGCTCTATCATGGCCGGCTGACGGCGATGTCGGAAGACGTACCGCCGATGGCCGACCGGCAGAAGCTGCGCGAATGGGTCGAGGCGCTGGTGATGTCGACCCGCGAAGAGGTGACGCGCAAGGCGCAGCTCGAGGCGGAGCTGCGCAACAGCTCCAACGAGATCCGCAACCTGCGCGAAGCCCTGGAATCGACCCGTGCGGAGGCACTGACCGATCCGCTGACCGGCCTCGCCAACCGCCGCCATTTCGAGGAGATGCTGCAGAAATCGATCGATCAGGCGACGCTGCGGCGCGAGCCCTTCGCGCTGGTGATGGCCGATATCGACTTCTTCAAGCGCTTCAACGACGCCCACGGCCATCTGACCGGCGATCAGGTTTTGCGCCTCGTCGCGCGGACGATGAAGGACAAGTTCAAGGACAAGGCGATCATCAGCCGCTTTGGCGGCGAGGAGTTCGCGATCATCCTGCCGGAGGCCGACGTGATCGCCGGCAAGTTCGGCGCCGAGACCGTGCGCCAGGCCCTGCTCACGCGCGAGTTGGTCAAGCGCTCGACCAACGAGAATCTCGGCCGCATCACGATCTCGCTCGGCGTCGCCATGTATCGGCGCGGCGATACGGCCGGATCCCTCGTCGACCGGGCCGATCAGGCGATGATGCGGGCCAAGCGCGACGGCCGCAACCGCACCGTCACCGAGGAAGCTGTGGAAGTGGCGAGCCGCGTCGCCTGA
- the napA gene encoding periplasmic nitrate reductase subunit alpha yields MTLSRREMLKAQAAGVAALAANMSVPAGAQPVTGGVDTLQIKWSKAPCRFCGTGCGVMVGVKEGRVIATHGDMKADVNRGLNCIKGYFLSKIMYGNDRLTQPLLRKKNGIYAKDGEFTPVSWEEAFDTMAAKAKATLKAKGPTALGMFGSGQWTIFEGYAATKLMRAGFRSNNLDPNARHCMASAAYAFMRTFGMDEPMGCYDDFEHADAFVLWGSNMAEMHPILWTRVTDRRLGQPHVKVAVLSTYTHRSSDLADIPIVFKPGTDLAILNYIANHIITTGRVNKDFVGKHTTFVKGATEIGYGLRPDDPREVKAKKAADPAATTPIDFEAYAAFVKDYTLEKVSALTGVEPGFLQQLAELYADPKRKVVSFWTMGFNQHVRGVWANQLVYNLHLLTGKISEPGNSPFSLTGQPSACGTAREVGTFAHRLPADMTVTNPEHRKHAEEIWRIPEGVIPEKPGYHAVEQDRMLKDGKLNFYWIQVNNNLQASPNSSNEAYPGYRNPDNFIVVSDAYPTVTAMAADLILPAAMWVEKEGAYGNAERRTHVWHQLVNAPGQARSDLWQLMEFSKRFTTDEVWPAEILDANPNYKGKTLFDVLYRNGNVDKFALSETNPEYENQESKDFGFYVHKGLFEEYATFGRGHGHDLGPYDLYHEVRGLRWPVVDGKETLWRYREGLDPYVKPGKGVDFYGNKDGKARIIAVPYEPPAESPDNEYDLWLVTGRVLEHWHSGSMTMRVPELYKAFPGARCFMHPEDARKRGLNQGAEITVISRRGEMRTRVETRGRNRMPPGVVFVPWFDASQLINKTTLDATDPISKQTDFKKCAVKIVPVSG; encoded by the coding sequence ATGACCCTGTCTCGTCGCGAGATGCTGAAGGCGCAGGCGGCCGGCGTCGCCGCGCTCGCCGCCAATATGAGCGTGCCGGCTGGAGCGCAACCGGTGACCGGTGGCGTCGATACCTTGCAGATCAAATGGTCGAAGGCACCGTGCCGCTTCTGCGGCACCGGCTGCGGCGTCATGGTCGGCGTCAAGGAAGGGCGCGTCATCGCCACCCATGGCGACATGAAGGCCGACGTCAATCGCGGCCTCAACTGCATCAAGGGCTATTTCCTCTCCAAGATCATGTATGGCAACGACCGGCTGACCCAGCCGCTGCTGCGCAAGAAGAACGGCATCTACGCGAAGGACGGCGAGTTCACCCCGGTCTCCTGGGAGGAAGCCTTCGACACCATGGCCGCCAAGGCCAAGGCGACGCTGAAGGCCAAGGGGCCGACCGCGCTCGGCATGTTCGGCTCGGGCCAGTGGACGATCTTCGAGGGCTATGCCGCGACCAAGCTGATGCGGGCGGGATTCCGCTCCAACAATCTCGATCCCAACGCCCGCCACTGCATGGCCTCGGCGGCCTACGCCTTCATGCGGACCTTCGGCATGGACGAGCCGATGGGCTGCTACGATGATTTCGAGCATGCCGATGCCTTCGTGCTCTGGGGCTCGAACATGGCGGAGATGCATCCGATCCTGTGGACGCGGGTGACGGATCGCCGGCTCGGCCAGCCGCATGTGAAGGTCGCGGTGCTCTCGACCTATACCCACCGCAGCTCCGACCTCGCCGACATCCCGATCGTGTTCAAGCCGGGCACGGACCTCGCGATCCTGAACTACATCGCCAACCACATCATCACGACCGGGCGGGTGAACAAGGACTTCGTCGGCAAGCACACGACCTTCGTGAAGGGCGCGACCGAGATCGGCTACGGCCTGCGGCCGGACGATCCGCGTGAGGTCAAGGCGAAGAAGGCGGCCGATCCCGCAGCGACCACGCCGATCGACTTCGAGGCCTATGCCGCCTTCGTCAAGGACTACACGCTGGAGAAGGTCTCGGCGCTGACCGGCGTCGAGCCCGGCTTCCTGCAGCAGCTCGCCGAGCTCTATGCCGACCCCAAGCGCAAGGTCGTCTCGTTCTGGACGATGGGCTTCAACCAGCATGTGCGCGGCGTCTGGGCGAACCAGCTCGTCTACAACCTGCACCTGCTGACGGGGAAGATTTCCGAGCCGGGCAACAGCCCGTTCTCGCTCACCGGCCAGCCCTCGGCCTGCGGCACCGCGCGCGAGGTCGGCACCTTCGCCCATCGCCTGCCGGCCGACATGACGGTGACCAATCCCGAGCACCGCAAGCATGCCGAGGAGATCTGGCGCATTCCGGAGGGCGTCATCCCGGAGAAGCCTGGCTATCACGCCGTCGAGCAGGACCGGATGCTCAAGGACGGCAAGCTCAATTTCTACTGGATCCAGGTCAACAACAACCTGCAGGCCTCGCCGAACAGCAGCAACGAGGCCTATCCGGGCTATCGCAACCCGGACAATTTCATCGTCGTCTCCGATGCCTATCCGACGGTGACAGCGATGGCCGCCGACCTGATCTTGCCCGCCGCGATGTGGGTCGAGAAGGAGGGTGCCTACGGCAATGCCGAGCGGCGCACCCATGTCTGGCACCAGCTCGTCAACGCGCCAGGCCAGGCGCGCTCCGACCTCTGGCAGCTCATGGAGTTCTCGAAGCGCTTCACCACGGACGAGGTCTGGCCGGCGGAGATCCTCGACGCCAACCCGAACTACAAGGGCAAGACGCTGTTCGATGTGCTCTACCGTAACGGCAATGTCGACAAGTTCGCGCTATCGGAGACCAATCCCGAATACGAGAACCAGGAATCCAAGGATTTCGGCTTCTACGTCCATAAGGGCCTGTTCGAGGAATATGCCACGTTCGGTCGCGGCCATGGCCATGATCTCGGGCCCTATGATCTCTATCACGAGGTCCGCGGCCTGCGCTGGCCGGTCGTCGATGGCAAGGAGACGCTCTGGCGCTATCGCGAAGGGCTCGACCCCTATGTGAAGCCCGGCAAGGGCGTCGATTTCTACGGCAACAAGGACGGCAAGGCCCGCATCATCGCGGTGCCCTACGAGCCGCCGGCGGAGTCTCCCGACAACGAATACGATCTCTGGCTGGTCACCGGCCGCGTGCTGGAGCATTGGCATTCCGGTTCGATGACGATGCGCGTGCCGGAGCTCTACAAGGCGTTCCCCGGTGCACGCTGCTTTATGCACCCGGAAGACGCCCGCAAGCGCGGACTCAATCAGGGCGCGGAGATTACGGTGATCTCGCGACGCGGGGAGATGCGAACCCGCGTCGAGACGCGCGGGCGCAACCGCATGCCCCCCGGCGTGGTCTTCGTGCCCTGGTTCGACGCCAGCCAGCTCATCAACAAGACGACGCTCGACGCCACCGATCCCATCTCCAAGCAGACGGATTTCAAGAAATGCGCGGTCAAGATCGTTCCGGTCTCGGGCTGA
- the napF gene encoding ferredoxin-type protein NapF, whose translation MKQDGIDLGRRGFLIGRRLARPEAIRPPWSRAASVAAACTGCGACVPACPQNIIALDADGRPALTFNAGECTFCGACADACSEPVFDRSIAGFPHVAAIGADCFATRGIVCQSCGDACPESAIRFRPRLGGPALPEIATDRCSGCGACITACPAQAISVSGRPLEAAHV comes from the coding sequence ATGAAACAGGATGGTATCGATCTCGGTCGCCGTGGCTTTCTGATTGGCCGCCGTCTTGCCCGCCCCGAGGCAATCCGCCCGCCATGGTCGCGCGCCGCATCTGTCGCAGCCGCTTGCACGGGCTGCGGCGCCTGCGTGCCGGCTTGCCCGCAAAACATCATCGCGCTCGATGCCGATGGTCGGCCTGCCCTGACTTTCAACGCAGGGGAATGCACGTTCTGCGGAGCCTGCGCGGACGCTTGCTCCGAGCCGGTCTTTGACCGTTCCATCGCTGGTTTCCCGCATGTCGCAGCCATCGGCGCAGATTGTTTCGCCACGAGGGGCATCGTCTGCCAGAGCTGTGGTGATGCCTGTCCGGAAAGTGCGATCCGCTTTCGCCCGCGGCTGGGCGGTCCGGCGCTGCCGGAGATCGCGACCGATCGCTGCAGCGGTTGCGGCGCCTGCATCACTGCCTGCCCGGCGCAAGCGATCTCGGTGAGTGGTCGTCCGCTGGAGGCCGCCCATGTCTGA
- a CDS encoding PhzF family phenazine biosynthesis protein, with the protein MPSFPYETVDVFTDKPFGGNPLAVFTAAQGLTDAQMQALAAEMNYSETTFVLPPDDPANDARVRIFHRTAEMPFAGHPNVGTACVLARHGRDRNGVLRFEQMAGLVEIAVERNGTGAVTGAVIAAPQALSLGLELPADSIAACAGLAAGDVLTAPHKPVQASLGVKFVLTQVAPEALGRAAPDLAAFRRLEGQNPELQGRLSLFLYARDGSRIRARMFAPLAGTWEDPATGSASATLGALLLSLDGGEAAAYTITQGVEMGRPSLLNVSSRRASDGYRSRVGGACAPMFRGEVDL; encoded by the coding sequence ATGCCCAGCTTTCCCTACGAGACCGTCGATGTCTTCACCGACAAGCCCTTCGGCGGCAATCCGCTCGCCGTCTTCACCGCCGCGCAAGGCCTGACCGACGCGCAGATGCAGGCGCTTGCGGCGGAGATGAACTACAGCGAGACGACCTTCGTCCTGCCGCCGGACGATCCGGCTAACGACGCGCGCGTCCGCATCTTCCATCGCACGGCGGAGATGCCTTTCGCCGGCCACCCCAATGTCGGCACGGCCTGCGTGCTGGCGCGGCATGGTCGCGACCGCAACGGCGTGCTGCGCTTCGAGCAGATGGCCGGGCTGGTCGAGATCGCCGTCGAGCGCAACGGAACGGGAGCCGTCACCGGTGCCGTCATCGCCGCGCCACAGGCGCTGTCCCTGGGGCTCGAACTGCCGGCGGACAGCATCGCAGCCTGTGCCGGGCTCGCGGCCGGTGATGTTCTCACGGCCCCGCACAAACCGGTCCAGGCCTCGCTCGGCGTCAAGTTCGTGCTGACCCAGGTCGCTCCGGAAGCGCTTGGCCGCGCGGCGCCGGACCTTGCTGCCTTCCGCAGGCTGGAAGGCCAGAATCCCGAGCTGCAAGGCCGGCTCTCGCTCTTCCTCTATGCGCGCGACGGCAGCCGGATCCGGGCACGGATGTTCGCGCCGCTGGCCGGCACCTGGGAAGATCCCGCCACTGGCAGCGCCAGCGCCACGCTCGGCGCCCTGCTGCTCTCGCTCGATGGTGGAGAGGCGGCGGCCTATACGATCACGCAAGGCGTCGAGATGGGTCGGCCGAGCCTGTTGAACGTTTCATCGCGCCGAGCTTCGGACGGCTACCGCTCGCGCGTCGGCGGCGCCTGCGCGCCGATGTTCCGCGGCGAAGTGGACCTCTAG
- a CDS encoding iron-sulfur cluster assembly accessory protein produces MFSIPGLKVISLTDAAATRIREIMAQTTGDAAPALGLRVGVKKGGCAGMEYTFEVAREVNKGDEVVTEKDATVIVDAKAVLFLLGTELDFKTDRFSSTFVFNNPNQVSACGCGESVEIKPRSESALATS; encoded by the coding sequence ATGTTTTCGATTCCCGGCCTCAAGGTCATCTCGCTGACCGATGCCGCCGCCACGCGAATCCGCGAGATCATGGCGCAGACCACAGGGGATGCGGCACCGGCGCTCGGCCTCAGGGTCGGCGTCAAGAAGGGCGGCTGTGCCGGGATGGAGTACACCTTCGAGGTCGCCCGCGAGGTCAACAAGGGCGACGAGGTGGTTACTGAGAAGGATGCGACGGTGATCGTCGATGCCAAGGCGGTGCTGTTCCTGCTCGGCACCGAACTCGATTTCAAGACCGACCGCTTCTCCTCGACCTTCGTCTTCAACAACCCGAACCAGGTCTCGGCCTGCGGCTGCGGCGAATCCGTCGAGATCAAGCCGCGCAGCGAAAGCGCGCTGGCGACCTCCTGA
- a CDS encoding cytochrome c3 family protein, whose translation MARLKSFILWCWDIVVRFWRIISRPSAYLPLGVLTLGGFVGGVIFWGGFNTALEITNTEKFCTSCHEMRDNVYQELQSTVHFSNRSGVRATCPDCHVPHNWTDKIARKMQASKEVWGKIFGTISTREKFLNHRLELAKHEWSRLKANDSLECRNCHSSVAMDFTKQTRRAAEIHGRFLTTGEKTCIDCHKGIAHLLPDMTGIEPGWKDAPELQGKGSASWHGPEHAIRTYLAEIEPR comes from the coding sequence ATGGCCAGGCTCAAATCCTTCATCCTGTGGTGCTGGGACATCGTGGTGCGCTTCTGGCGCATCATCAGCCGGCCGAGCGCCTATCTGCCGCTCGGCGTGCTGACGCTCGGCGGCTTCGTCGGCGGCGTGATTTTCTGGGGCGGCTTCAACACGGCGCTGGAAATCACCAATACCGAGAAGTTCTGCACCTCCTGTCACGAGATGCGCGACAACGTCTATCAGGAGCTGCAGTCGACCGTGCATTTCTCCAACCGTTCGGGCGTGCGGGCGACCTGCCCGGACTGCCACGTTCCGCATAACTGGACGGACAAGATCGCCCGCAAGATGCAGGCTTCGAAGGAGGTTTGGGGCAAGATCTTCGGCACGATCTCGACGCGCGAGAAATTCCTCAACCACCGGCTGGAGCTTGCCAAGCACGAATGGTCCCGGCTGAAGGCGAACGACTCGCTGGAATGCCGCAACTGCCACTCCTCGGTGGCAATGGATTTCACCAAGCAGACGCGCCGCGCCGCCGAGATCCACGGGCGCTTCCTGACCACGGGTGAGAAGACCTGCATCGACTGCCACAAGGGGATCGCTCATCTGCTGCCGGACATGACCGGCATCGAGCCTGGCTGGAAGGACGCTCCCGAGCTCCAGGGCAAGGGCAGCGCCTCCTGGCATGGACCGGAGCATGCGATCCGCACCTATCTGGCGGAGATCGAGCCGCGCTGA
- the napE gene encoding periplasmic nitrate reductase, NapE protein — translation MTTETAKTGGPEAAVEKPTRRAETVAFLTLAVLIWPVVAVGVVGGYGFLVWMFQLVLGPPGPPH, via the coding sequence ATGACGACCGAGACCGCGAAGACCGGCGGCCCGGAGGCTGCCGTCGAGAAGCCGACGAGACGCGCCGAGACCGTGGCGTTCCTGACGCTGGCGGTTCTGATCTGGCCCGTGGTCGCCGTCGGCGTCGTCGGGGGCTACGGCTTCCTGGTCTGGATGTTCCAGCTCGTCCTTGGCCCGCCCGGCCCGCCGCATTGA
- a CDS encoding DEAD/DEAH box helicase: MSFAELGLSEKVLTAVTAAGYSTPTPIQAQAIPHVLARKDVLGIAQTGTGKTAAFTLPMLTILENGRARARMPRTLILEPTRELAAQVEENFTRYGVNQKLSVALLIGGVSFGDQDAKITRGVDVLIATPGRLLDHVERGKLLLTGVELLVIDEADRMLDMGFIPDIERICKLVPFTRQTLFFTATMPPEITRVSEQFLHNPVRVEVSRPATAATTITQRLIASNPQDFEKRETLRKLIKGATDLQNAIVFCNRKRDVATLHKSLQRHGFPAVALHGDMDQYARMAALDSFRSGENPILVASDVAARGLDIPAVSHVFNFDVPTHAEDYVHRIGRTGRAGRLGTAFTIVTRHDDKLVAAVEKLTGQTIAFEGPGLDALPPGEAREERRGKRDDKRSSSRGRGRDERGGRRRDNSEAEAAPAVEAVEERREARRQRSRDDAEAVRAESQERGERDNRRRGRNRDEDDGPQVKGLGDHVPAFLLRPVRIG, encoded by the coding sequence ATGTCATTTGCCGAACTCGGCCTGAGTGAAAAGGTTCTGACGGCTGTCACGGCCGCCGGCTATAGCACGCCGACTCCGATTCAGGCTCAGGCCATTCCACATGTGCTGGCCCGCAAGGACGTTCTGGGCATCGCCCAGACCGGCACGGGCAAGACGGCGGCCTTCACGCTGCCGATGCTGACGATCCTGGAAAACGGCCGTGCCCGCGCCCGGATGCCGCGCACGCTGATCCTGGAACCGACCCGCGAACTCGCCGCCCAGGTCGAGGAGAACTTCACCCGCTACGGCGTCAACCAGAAGCTCTCGGTCGCCCTGCTGATCGGCGGCGTTTCCTTCGGCGACCAGGACGCCAAGATCACCCGCGGGGTCGACGTGCTGATCGCCACGCCCGGCCGCCTGCTGGATCATGTCGAGCGCGGCAAACTGCTGCTGACCGGTGTCGAGCTCCTCGTCATCGACGAGGCCGACCGCATGCTCGACATGGGCTTCATTCCGGACATCGAGCGGATCTGCAAGCTTGTCCCCTTCACGCGGCAGACCCTGTTCTTCACCGCGACGATGCCGCCGGAGATCACCCGGGTCTCCGAGCAGTTCCTGCACAACCCGGTCCGCGTCGAGGTCTCGCGCCCGGCGACGGCGGCGACGACGATCACCCAGCGGCTGATCGCCTCGAATCCGCAGGATTTCGAGAAGCGCGAGACGCTGCGCAAACTGATCAAGGGCGCCACCGACCTGCAGAACGCCATCGTCTTCTGCAACCGCAAGCGCGATGTCGCGACGCTGCACAAGTCGCTGCAGCGGCACGGCTTCCCGGCCGTCGCCCTGCATGGCGACATGGACCAGTACGCCCGCATGGCGGCGCTCGATTCCTTCCGTTCCGGCGAGAATCCGATCCTGGTGGCGTCCGACGTCGCTGCGCGCGGCCTCGACATCCCGGCAGTCAGCCATGTCTTCAACTTCGACGTGCCGACCCACGCCGAGGACTATGTCCACCGCATTGGTCGTACTGGCCGCGCCGGGCGCCTCGGCACCGCCTTCACCATCGTCACCCGCCATGACGACAAGCTCGTCGCCGCCGTCGAGAAGTTGACCGGCCAGACGATCGCCTTCGAAGGCCCGGGCCTTGATGCCCTGCCGCCAGGCGAAGCGCGCGAGGAGCGCCGCGGCAAGCGCGACGACAAGCGCTCGTCTTCGCGCGGTCGCGGCCGTGACGAACGCGGCGGACGCCGCCGCGACAACAGCGAAGCGGAAGCCGCCCCTGCCGTCGAGGCCGTTGAGGAGCGCCGCGAGGCGCGTCGCCAGCGCTCGCGGGACGACGCCGAGGCGGTCCGGGCCGAATCGCAGGAGCGTGGCGAGCGTGACAATCGCCGCCGCGGTCGCAATCGCGACGAGGATGACGGGCCTCAGGTCAAGGGTCTCGGCGACCATGTGCCGGCCTTTCTGCTGCGTCCGGTCCGCATCGGTTGA